Proteins found in one Microbacterium sp. LWS13-1.2 genomic segment:
- a CDS encoding RraA family protein, which translates to MSATLGLVPTENIHPSPAPIAPDVLARYMELEDVTGTVSDALDQLGIAGTVGSSILKPTMPGRQIVGPALTLRHDPVSTQPALNAAQGVDAMAEVEAHHVAQPGDVLVIQGMPDVSAIGGLSAAMGKRQGELGAVVDGGIRDVSAQRAIDFPIWSTSISPITGKWRVATTEVNGPVRIHDVLVQAGDVVVADDTGVCFVPRDHVLRVLEICESIVAKENAVRESIDANVTIADITAGLSKMHAV; encoded by the coding sequence ATGAGTGCAACTCTCGGGCTCGTCCCCACTGAGAACATCCACCCCTCCCCCGCGCCGATTGCGCCGGACGTTCTCGCCCGCTACATGGAGCTCGAGGATGTGACAGGGACCGTCTCTGATGCCCTCGATCAGCTTGGAATTGCGGGGACCGTAGGCTCCTCGATTCTCAAGCCCACGATGCCGGGGCGACAGATCGTTGGCCCTGCTCTCACGCTCCGGCACGATCCGGTCTCGACGCAACCGGCTCTGAATGCCGCGCAGGGTGTCGACGCCATGGCCGAGGTGGAGGCACACCATGTCGCGCAGCCAGGAGATGTGCTGGTGATCCAGGGCATGCCCGATGTCTCGGCGATCGGCGGTCTCTCGGCGGCGATGGGGAAGCGGCAGGGGGAACTGGGTGCGGTGGTCGATGGAGGCATCCGTGACGTCTCTGCCCAGCGTGCGATCGACTTCCCGATCTGGTCGACGTCGATCTCTCCCATCACGGGAAAGTGGCGCGTCGCGACGACGGAAGTGAACGGCCCGGTACGCATCCATGACGTCCTCGTTCAGGCAGGCGATGTTGTCGTCGCCGACGACACCGGAGTTTGCTTCGTGCCGAGAGACCACGTGCTACGTGTGCTGGAGATCTGCGAGAGCATCGTCGCAAAAGAGAATGCGGTGCGCGAAAGCATCGACGCAAACGTGACGATCGCCGACATCACCGCCGGCCTGAGCAAGATGCATGCCGTGTGA
- a CDS encoding MFS transporter, which translates to MEQNLTATPEPRVGAVNPPHHTDIRTARRVIVAAALGNFVEWFDYGVYGFLAATIAKVFFPGTDPTTQIIAAIGVFGVGFLIRPIGAIIFGSHADKHGRKPVMLFTVVLMSGATFLIGVLPTYQAIGLWAPALLIVIRLLQGIGAGGEVGSVTVVLSEAAPPRRRGFAGSMSPVSSFMAFLTASTLVLLLNVSLTPDQLEAWGWRIPFLLSLPLGFVGLLLRWRLEETVPFKQLVDENRVSPAPVREVFRKSPGAMLVMGGITATTAVGLWMLVTYMTSFLSNTVGLTGTQSILTTVLGVAAALLFTLLGGVLSDRFGRRRMLIITTSLLVVFVYPCFLLATTGNLPSAIAGLILFGALLGLFDGGFTAAAAELFPTRYRTAGVALPFNVGAAIFGGGVPYASAWLVQATGNQQAGAWLVILAAAISLLAAIAIPAATHGRFLAGRPLDAND; encoded by the coding sequence ATGGAGCAGAACCTTACCGCTACGCCCGAACCGCGCGTGGGGGCTGTGAACCCACCGCATCACACCGACATCCGAACAGCGCGGAGGGTGATCGTCGCGGCTGCGCTCGGAAACTTCGTCGAGTGGTTCGACTACGGCGTCTACGGATTCCTCGCGGCGACGATCGCCAAAGTCTTCTTCCCGGGCACAGACCCGACGACACAGATCATCGCCGCGATCGGCGTGTTCGGCGTAGGTTTTCTCATTCGCCCGATCGGCGCCATCATCTTCGGATCACACGCGGACAAACACGGCCGCAAGCCGGTGATGCTGTTCACGGTTGTGCTGATGTCGGGAGCAACGTTCCTCATCGGCGTGCTGCCGACGTATCAGGCGATCGGGCTCTGGGCCCCAGCGTTGCTCATCGTGATCCGCCTCCTGCAGGGGATTGGGGCGGGTGGCGAAGTCGGGAGCGTCACTGTCGTCCTCTCCGAAGCTGCACCGCCCCGCCGTCGCGGATTCGCCGGGAGCATGTCCCCCGTTTCTTCGTTCATGGCGTTCCTGACCGCATCCACGCTCGTTCTGCTGCTCAATGTCTCGCTCACCCCCGATCAACTCGAAGCCTGGGGATGGCGCATCCCGTTCCTGTTGTCGCTGCCTCTCGGCTTCGTCGGGCTGTTGCTGCGCTGGCGGCTTGAAGAGACCGTCCCGTTCAAACAGCTCGTCGATGAAAACCGCGTGTCTCCTGCACCCGTCCGTGAAGTGTTCCGCAAGTCACCGGGAGCCATGCTGGTCATGGGAGGCATCACCGCGACCACCGCAGTCGGTCTCTGGATGCTCGTCACCTATATGACGTCGTTTCTGTCAAACACGGTAGGGCTCACGGGCACGCAGTCCATCTTGACGACCGTGCTCGGCGTCGCAGCCGCCTTGCTCTTCACCCTGCTCGGTGGCGTCCTGTCTGACCGGTTCGGGCGCAGGCGGATGCTGATCATCACGACTTCGTTGCTCGTCGTCTTCGTGTACCCCTGTTTCCTGTTGGCGACGACAGGGAACCTGCCCAGCGCCATCGCGGGACTGATTCTCTTTGGGGCACTCCTTGGGCTGTTCGACGGCGGGTTCACGGCAGCGGCCGCGGAGCTCTTCCCCACCCGCTATCGCACCGCCGGAGTGGCGCTGCCGTTCAACGTAGGCGCCGCAATCTTCGGCGGCGGGGTGCCCTACGCGTCCGCCTGGCTCGTGCAAGCAACGGGAAACCAGCAGGCGGGAGCCTGGCTGGTGATCCTTGCTGCGGCGATTTCCTTGCTTGCAGCCATCGCAATTCCCGCGGCCACGCACGGACGATTCCTTGCCGGCCGACCTCTGGACGCGAACGATTGA